From a region of the Nonomuraea helvata genome:
- a CDS encoding alpha/beta hydrolase: protein MITRVVLALALTVPPVMTPSAAGASACPVAVPARTACGFLEVPERRDAPGRTIKVGYAVHTSTARNRRPDPVVYMSGGPASASMQLTGFLSQMFPDRDVVAVEQRGSKYSQPVLGCPETAEALLGQLRRPPADVAAAAGQCRARLQEQGIDLRGYNTKEIAADVVALRQKLGYESWNLFGVSYSTRVMVDVAAADPRGVRSVVLDSYLPESVNWYDDAAGNLADTAARLGMKDAFDAATARLNAAPAQVTTNDPILGRAFQARISGDDLATIMAEALHEADVAAVAPAMVGALAEGHDELLRPLADAVGGGLVSHEFGLYHAVQCQDEVPFNTYTPKSRLFTVNADKAVCDAWQLPKAQPVNATTKAPVYVVGGQYDPTTPTRTSKPAAEALPGARFEEFPGAAHAVFLTSACARRKILEFMNDPAQHTASPCRDDDVADAAVRPGDLHVTAAPYRISNSPWLAAPFALFAIVSLIQLVANALKGRALGAFGGLSGVAFAGLVGQSVYALAGRNETALAVGVPGTVVTCTWIAAASVVLTAAALLRHRRWPQIAAAVIGAGFLVWWFTWFL, encoded by the coding sequence ATGATCACCCGGGTCGTGCTCGCCCTTGCCCTGACCGTGCCCCCCGTCATGACCCCGAGCGCCGCCGGCGCGTCCGCGTGCCCGGTCGCCGTCCCCGCGCGGACGGCCTGCGGTTTCCTGGAGGTACCGGAGCGCAGGGACGCGCCCGGCCGGACGATCAAGGTGGGGTACGCGGTCCACACCTCGACCGCCAGGAACCGCAGACCTGACCCCGTCGTGTACATGAGCGGCGGCCCGGCGTCGGCGTCCATGCAGCTCACCGGGTTCCTAAGCCAGATGTTCCCCGACCGCGACGTGGTGGCGGTCGAGCAGCGCGGCAGCAAGTACTCCCAGCCGGTCCTGGGCTGCCCCGAGACGGCCGAGGCGCTGCTCGGGCAGCTCAGGCGGCCGCCCGCCGACGTCGCGGCGGCCGCCGGACAGTGCCGGGCGAGGCTGCAGGAGCAGGGCATCGACCTGCGGGGATACAACACCAAGGAGATCGCGGCCGACGTCGTCGCGTTACGTCAGAAGCTCGGCTACGAGTCCTGGAACCTGTTCGGCGTCAGCTATTCCACCAGGGTCATGGTGGACGTGGCCGCCGCCGACCCCCGAGGGGTGCGGTCGGTGGTGCTGGACTCGTACCTGCCGGAGAGCGTCAACTGGTACGACGACGCCGCCGGGAACCTCGCGGACACGGCCGCCCGGCTCGGCATGAAGGACGCGTTCGACGCCGCGACCGCCCGGCTGAACGCGGCACCCGCCCAGGTGACCACCAACGACCCGATCCTCGGCAGGGCGTTCCAGGCGCGGATCAGCGGCGACGACCTGGCCACGATCATGGCCGAGGCGCTGCACGAGGCGGACGTGGCAGCGGTCGCGCCCGCGATGGTCGGCGCGCTCGCCGAGGGCCACGACGAGCTGCTGCGGCCGCTGGCCGACGCCGTCGGCGGGGGGCTGGTGTCGCACGAGTTCGGGCTGTATCACGCGGTGCAGTGCCAGGACGAGGTCCCGTTCAACACATACACCCCTAAGTCCCGACTTTTCACCGTAAATGCGGACAAGGCGGTGTGTGATGCCTGGCAGCTCCCCAAGGCCCAGCCCGTCAACGCCACCACCAAGGCCCCGGTGTACGTGGTGGGCGGGCAGTACGACCCGACCACCCCGACCAGGACCAGCAAGCCCGCCGCGGAAGCCCTCCCCGGCGCCCGCTTCGAGGAGTTCCCCGGCGCCGCCCACGCCGTCTTCCTGACCAGCGCCTGCGCCCGGCGCAAGATCCTCGAGTTCATGAACGACCCGGCGCAGCACACGGCCTCCCCCTGCCGGGACGACGACGTCGCCGACGCCGCCGTGCGTCCGGGCGACCTGCACGTGACCGCGGCCCCGTACCGGATCTCGAACTCCCCGTGGCTGGCCGCGCCCTTCGCCCTGTTCGCGATCGTCTCCCTGATCCAGCTGGTCGCGAACGCGCTCAAGGGCCGGGCGCTGGGGGCCTTCGGCGGGCTGTCCGGCGTGGCGTTCGCCGGGCTGGTCGGCCAGTCCGTCTACGCCCTGGCCGGCAGGAACGAGACCGCGCTGGCCGTCGGCGTACCCGGCACGGTCGTCACCTGCACCTGGATCGCCGCCGCCTCGGTCGTGCTGACCGCCGCGGCGCTCCTTCGCCACCGCCGGTGGCCGCAGATCGCGGCGGCCGTCATCGGCGCCGGATTCCTCGTATGGTGGTTCACCTGGTTCCTCTGA
- a CDS encoding pyridoxal phosphate-dependent aminotransferase, translating into MTGPLVARMRAFGTTIFAEMSALALETGSINLGQGFPDTDGPAAMLDRAVQAINSGANQYPPGPGTPELRRAVSEHRAAHYGLSYDPAGEILITVGATEAIAAAVLALCEPGDEVIAFEPYYDSYAASIALAQARLVAVTMRPVEGRFTFDPDELRAAVTPRTRAILVNSPHNPTGTVFTRAELEVIATLCQERDLVAVTDEVYEHLTFDGVEHIPLATLPGMRERTVMISSAGKTFSVTGWKTGWVCAPPALVTAVQTVKQFLTFTASAPWQLAVAYGLRNELEWVTALRAGLQDKRDRLMEGLAAAGFSVLRPSGTYFVQTDIRPLGFSDGLELTRRLPELAGVVAIPTQVFYDHAERGRHFVRFAFCKKDEVIDEAVTRLKHLSA; encoded by the coding sequence GTGACCGGACCACTTGTTGCCAGGATGCGCGCCTTCGGCACGACGATTTTCGCGGAGATGAGCGCGCTCGCCCTCGAGACCGGATCGATCAACCTCGGTCAGGGCTTCCCCGACACCGACGGGCCCGCGGCGATGCTCGACCGCGCGGTCCAGGCGATCAACTCGGGCGCGAACCAGTACCCGCCGGGTCCGGGCACGCCGGAGCTGCGCCGGGCCGTCTCGGAGCACCGCGCCGCCCACTACGGCCTCTCCTACGATCCGGCTGGCGAGATCCTGATCACGGTGGGGGCCACGGAGGCCATCGCGGCGGCCGTGCTCGCCCTGTGCGAGCCGGGGGACGAGGTGATCGCCTTCGAGCCGTACTACGACTCCTACGCGGCGTCGATCGCGCTCGCCCAGGCGCGGCTGGTGGCGGTGACGATGCGGCCGGTGGAGGGCCGCTTCACGTTCGACCCGGACGAGCTGCGTGCCGCGGTCACCCCCCGCACCCGCGCGATTCTCGTCAACTCGCCGCACAACCCCACGGGGACCGTGTTCACCCGCGCCGAGCTGGAGGTCATCGCCACGCTCTGCCAGGAACGCGACCTGGTCGCGGTGACGGACGAGGTGTACGAGCACCTGACGTTCGACGGGGTCGAGCACATCCCGCTGGCCACGCTGCCCGGCATGCGCGAGCGCACGGTGATGATCTCCTCCGCGGGCAAGACGTTCTCGGTCACCGGCTGGAAGACCGGCTGGGTGTGCGCCCCTCCCGCCCTGGTCACGGCGGTGCAGACGGTCAAGCAGTTCCTCACGTTCACGGCGAGCGCGCCGTGGCAGCTGGCGGTGGCGTACGGGCTGCGGAACGAGCTGGAGTGGGTCACCGCCCTGCGCGCGGGGCTCCAGGACAAGCGCGACCGCCTCATGGAGGGCCTCGCGGCCGCCGGTTTCTCCGTCCTGCGGCCTTCCGGCACGTATTTCGTCCAGACGGACATCCGCCCCTTGGGCTTCTCGGACGGCCTCGAGCTCACGCGCCGCCTCCCCGAGCTCGCCGGGGTGGTGGCCATCCCGACCCAGGTCTTCTACGACCACGCCGAACGCGGCCGCCACTTCGTCCGGTTCGCCTTCTGCAAGAAGGACGAGGTCATCGACGAGGCGGTGACCCGGCTCAAGCACCTCTCGGCCTGA
- a CDS encoding CopG family transcriptional regulator translates to MTLRLTDEQTAALRKRAEFEGRSMQQVALHAIDYYLEHVSDDEVTDALAEKGARRFADLLRRLGE, encoded by the coding sequence ATGACCCTTCGCTTGACCGATGAGCAGACCGCGGCCCTCCGTAAGCGCGCCGAGTTCGAGGGGCGCAGCATGCAGCAGGTGGCTCTGCACGCGATCGACTATTACCTCGAGCACGTCTCCGACGACGAAGTCACCGACGCGCTCGCGGAGAAGGGCGCTCGGCGCTTCGCCGACCTGTTGCGGAGGCTAGGCGAGTGA
- a CDS encoding type II toxin-antitoxin system death-on-curing family toxin, with translation MTRYVTLEQGLRIARTAVGGPIQMRDLGLLEAALLRPQTSLFGHDAYPDVFVKAAALLHSIVTNHPLVDGNKRAGWLTTYVFLAKNGIELDPVDDSAYDLVIAVASGKLTEVDEIADVLRTFATPS, from the coding sequence GTGACCCGTTATGTCACTCTCGAGCAGGGGCTGCGCATCGCCCGCACTGCCGTGGGCGGCCCCATCCAGATGCGCGATCTCGGGCTGCTCGAGGCGGCGCTCCTGCGGCCGCAGACGTCCCTGTTCGGCCACGACGCCTATCCCGACGTGTTCGTGAAAGCCGCGGCCTTGCTCCATTCGATCGTCACCAATCACCCTCTCGTTGATGGGAACAAACGGGCAGGGTGGCTGACGACGTATGTCTTTCTCGCCAAGAACGGGATCGAGCTCGATCCGGTCGACGACTCTGCCTACGACCTCGTCATCGCCGTCGCATCCGGCAAGCTCACTGAGGTGGACGAGATCGCGGACGTCCTGCGTACCTTCGCGACGCCATCCTGA
- a CDS encoding FUSC family protein, whose amino-acid sequence MRTRLSDHVKERLGTFGLMTPSIAQCAIGAALAWIIAIELLGHPHPLFAPISVLICVGVGLGQRLRRVAELVIGVSLGVGIGDLLVSWIGSGAWQLALVVALAMTVAVLLNSGALFVAQAGSSAVLVAALVPGDGGGGLDRMVDALTGGVIGILAVALLPASPFTIAAKHLSGVLDALSTVLERAAEAIEKRDVDLAAEALEQARTTQDAVHEYEQALETAKEITLISPLHWHRKASLARYETAAVPVDLALRNARVLARRTLAALGEASPPPPALAEALREVSEAALLLQLELGAGREPTLARQALLAVAARERPEGLGFSAHVIIAQLRSVVVDLLQATGMEHEAATDTLTPLDEASNEGSRS is encoded by the coding sequence GTGCGAACCAGGCTCAGCGATCATGTGAAGGAACGACTGGGCACGTTCGGCCTCATGACACCCTCCATCGCGCAGTGCGCGATCGGAGCCGCGCTGGCCTGGATCATCGCCATCGAACTGCTCGGCCACCCACACCCCCTCTTCGCCCCGATCTCCGTGCTGATCTGCGTGGGCGTCGGGCTCGGACAACGGCTGCGCAGAGTGGCCGAACTGGTGATCGGCGTCAGCCTCGGGGTGGGCATCGGCGACCTGCTGGTGTCGTGGATCGGCTCGGGCGCATGGCAGCTCGCGCTCGTGGTGGCGCTGGCGATGACCGTGGCGGTGCTGCTGAACAGCGGGGCGCTGTTCGTCGCGCAGGCCGGCTCGTCGGCCGTGCTGGTGGCCGCCCTGGTGCCCGGCGACGGGGGCGGGGGCCTGGACCGGATGGTCGACGCGCTCACCGGGGGCGTCATCGGGATCCTGGCGGTGGCCCTGCTGCCCGCCAGCCCGTTCACGATCGCGGCCAAGCACCTGTCGGGGGTGCTCGACGCGCTGTCCACGGTGCTGGAACGGGCCGCGGAGGCGATCGAGAAGCGGGACGTGGACCTGGCGGCCGAGGCGCTGGAGCAGGCGCGCACCACGCAGGACGCGGTCCACGAGTACGAGCAGGCGCTGGAGACCGCCAAGGAGATCACGCTCATCTCGCCGCTGCACTGGCACCGCAAGGCCAGCCTGGCACGTTACGAGACCGCGGCCGTGCCGGTGGACCTGGCACTGCGGAACGCGCGGGTCCTGGCCAGGCGCACCCTCGCGGCGCTCGGCGAGGCCAGCCCGCCGCCCCCCGCCCTGGCGGAGGCGCTGCGCGAGGTCTCGGAGGCGGCGCTGCTACTGCAACTGGAGCTCGGGGCGGGCCGCGAACCGACGCTGGCCCGGCAGGCGCTGCTCGCCGTCGCGGCCCGCGAACGGCCCGAAGGGCTCGGCTTCTCGGCGCACGTGATCATCGCGCAGCTGCGTTCGGTGGTCGTCGACCTGCTGCAGGCGACGGGGATGGAGCACGAGGCCGCCACGGACACGCTGACGCCGCTGGACGAGGCGAGCAACGAGGGCTCCCGCAGCTGA
- a CDS encoding FUSC family protein, which produces MAPSIGQCAVGAAIAWLVAKDLLGHSRPFFAPIAVVVCIGVGLGQRLRRVVELVAGVSVGIGVGDLLVSWIGSGAWQIALVVAIAMATAVLLDRGSVIVLQAGSSAVLVATLLPPSGAGGFARMVDALVGGLVGLAAVALLPASPSALAQRYAKGMFSTLADSLRQIAEAIEQRDVRLAGEALEEARSSQTKVEEFLQALETSKEIATISPLHRHRRPTLEGYEKAAVPLDHALRNTRVLARRAIVALDGGSPLPPWLPGALRDLADASLMLRDELAAERPPDKVTKAVLEVASRQRSERWGFSADVMIAQLRSIIVDLLQASGAQREEALAALPPTDVHTHDADGQAPRDQEETRPPPAPPGTAPTKGA; this is translated from the coding sequence ATGGCCCCCTCCATCGGCCAGTGCGCCGTCGGCGCCGCGATCGCCTGGCTCGTGGCCAAGGACCTCCTCGGCCACAGCCGCCCGTTCTTCGCGCCCATCGCGGTCGTGGTCTGCATCGGCGTGGGGCTGGGGCAGCGGCTGCGGCGGGTGGTGGAGCTGGTCGCGGGGGTCAGCGTCGGCATCGGCGTCGGGGACCTGCTGGTGTCGTGGATCGGCTCGGGCGCGTGGCAGATCGCACTGGTGGTGGCGATCGCGATGGCCACGGCGGTGCTGCTGGACCGCGGCTCGGTGATCGTGCTGCAGGCGGGCTCCTCGGCCGTGCTCGTCGCGACCCTCCTGCCGCCGAGCGGCGCCGGCGGGTTCGCCAGGATGGTCGACGCGCTGGTCGGCGGCCTCGTGGGGCTCGCGGCGGTGGCCCTGCTGCCCGCCAGCCCGTCCGCGCTCGCCCAGCGGTACGCCAAAGGAATGTTCAGCACACTGGCCGACTCGCTGCGGCAGATCGCCGAGGCCATCGAGCAGCGCGACGTGCGCCTGGCCGGCGAGGCGCTGGAGGAGGCGCGGAGCAGCCAGACGAAGGTGGAGGAGTTCCTGCAGGCGCTGGAGACGAGCAAGGAGATCGCCACCATCTCGCCGCTGCACCGCCACCGCCGCCCCACCCTCGAGGGGTACGAGAAAGCGGCCGTGCCGCTCGATCACGCGCTCAGGAACACCAGGGTGCTGGCCAGGCGGGCCATCGTGGCGCTCGACGGCGGCAGCCCGCTCCCGCCGTGGCTGCCCGGCGCGCTACGCGACCTGGCGGACGCCAGTCTCATGCTGCGGGACGAGCTGGCCGCCGAACGACCGCCGGACAAGGTCACCAAGGCGGTCCTGGAGGTGGCCTCCCGCCAGAGGTCGGAGCGGTGGGGCTTCTCGGCGGATGTGATGATCGCCCAGCTACGGTCCATCATCGTGGACCTGCTCCAGGCGAGCGGCGCCCAGCGCGAGGAGGCGTTGGCGGCCCTGCCGCCAACCGACGTCCACACCCACGACGCCGACGGGCAGGCGCCGCGTGACCAGGAGGAGACGCGCCCTCCTCCCGCTCCGCCGGGAACGGCTCCGACCAAAGGGGCCTAG
- a CDS encoding alpha/beta fold hydrolase, with the protein MIREAHVNGIKLVYREEGDLASPPLVLIHGRTADHNDWNGITQHFAARYRVLALDLRGHGGSDHPGSYELAEMAADVVALLDQLGIGRATVIGHSLGGVVAYRMAMDHPARVERLVLEDAPPPLPFGNRPPIVEDDSAAFDWRMMHQTERQLTDPDPAVLERLAEITAPTLVLSGGELSHVGTEAVAERIPGARLVTIEVGHLIHVTARGPFLEAVDAFLNG; encoded by the coding sequence GTGATTCGCGAAGCACACGTCAACGGGATCAAGCTCGTATATCGCGAGGAAGGCGACCTCGCCTCTCCCCCACTCGTCCTGATCCACGGCCGGACCGCCGATCACAACGACTGGAACGGCATCACCCAGCACTTCGCGGCCCGCTACCGCGTGCTCGCCCTCGACCTGCGCGGGCACGGGGGGAGCGACCATCCCGGTTCGTACGAGCTGGCCGAGATGGCGGCGGACGTCGTCGCGCTCCTCGACCAGCTGGGCATCGGGCGGGCCACGGTGATCGGGCACTCGCTGGGCGGCGTGGTGGCGTACCGGATGGCGATGGACCACCCGGCGCGCGTCGAGCGGCTGGTGCTCGAGGACGCGCCGCCGCCGCTCCCGTTCGGGAACCGCCCGCCGATCGTGGAGGACGACTCCGCCGCGTTCGACTGGCGCATGATGCACCAGACCGAGCGGCAGCTGACCGACCCCGACCCCGCCGTGCTGGAAAGGCTCGCGGAGATCACCGCGCCCACGCTGGTGCTGTCGGGCGGGGAGCTGAGCCACGTCGGCACCGAGGCGGTGGCCGAGCGGATCCCGGGGGCGCGGCTGGTCACGATCGAGGTCGGCCACCTCATCCACGTGACCGCCCGGGGGCCGTTCCTGGAGGCCGTGGACGCCTTCCTGAACGGCTGA